A region from the Arthrobacter roseus genome encodes:
- a CDS encoding phosphoribosyltransferase family protein has protein sequence MENSWLRRLDFWAAASSVRHVTGAIRGFGLLLFPTECVVCGALDASLCYRCSIIFRRATVRPFRAESEAASLPESEWSPRLVPADGFEPLAVTSAGVYGDVVSQVLLAYKNGGHTDLASPLLSALAGALHRGIQDYRTKETSILLIPVPSRGKSFRRRGYDPIGLLLRRTHRWRLLPAGTAIASPLRYTMRSAMQQVLPRGSIGGNQLGLGKRKRATNVRGTMRVKASRQAAISGRVCVVVDDVLTTGSTIAEVTRALRDAGGLVAGAVVIAAAAGTGRSNQHQANPQLPRGE, from the coding sequence GTGGAGAATTCTTGGTTGAGGCGTCTGGATTTCTGGGCGGCGGCTTCCTCGGTCCGCCACGTGACCGGCGCCATACGTGGTTTTGGACTGCTGCTCTTTCCCACAGAATGTGTGGTCTGCGGCGCGCTCGATGCATCGTTGTGTTATCGCTGCAGCATCATTTTCCGCCGGGCTACGGTTCGTCCCTTCCGTGCGGAATCCGAGGCCGCGTCGCTCCCCGAGAGTGAATGGTCGCCCCGGCTGGTCCCAGCCGATGGATTTGAACCGTTGGCAGTCACATCGGCTGGCGTCTACGGCGACGTGGTTTCGCAAGTCCTACTCGCTTATAAGAATGGAGGCCATACTGATCTCGCCTCGCCGCTACTCTCCGCTTTGGCCGGCGCCCTCCATCGTGGGATCCAGGATTATCGGACGAAAGAGACGTCAATCCTGCTGATACCAGTGCCTTCCCGAGGCAAATCGTTTCGGCGTCGTGGCTACGATCCCATCGGCCTGCTACTACGACGCACGCATCGATGGCGTCTTCTTCCCGCTGGCACCGCGATTGCCTCACCGTTGAGGTACACGATGCGGTCAGCGATGCAGCAAGTACTTCCTCGGGGATCAATAGGTGGAAATCAGTTGGGTCTTGGCAAGCGTAAACGCGCCACCAATGTCCGAGGAACTATGCGTGTCAAGGCGTCCCGGCAAGCAGCTATCTCCGGGCGAGTTTGCGTGGTTGTGGACGATGTCCTCACCACGGGCTCAACGATCGCCGAAGTAACCCGTGCATTGCGAGACGCTGGCGGCCTGGTAGCCGGCGCCGTCGTCATTGCTGCCGCGGCCGGAACTGGCAGGTCAAACCAACATCAGGCAAATCCACAGCTTCCAAGGGGTGAATAA
- a CDS encoding LpqB family beta-propeller domain-containing protein, with the protein MSVDSQPVTQRLAIVFLALVLCLTGCSAIPTVGPVGTITAAPQDGSLDITLPYSPRGPSENATPEEIVDGFIAAGRGVQEDYQVAREYLGPKLSAAWSPEGRVLIYRAEPKTVQTPKDENVQIQVEVVGSINEVGIRSDTAAGTTETIDAHLTRNNSGQWRISEIPDGILVPEGSVSTLFRSHNLYFYNSTYRYWVPDVRWFVKRQGVTANIIKTMLAGPAPYLEGAVVSAFPEGTTLPSNSVPISSGEATVDLSADILQDATDERLLQMKRQLEQNLSSLNTVYSVEMTTGQSPVSIEVADTPDPVVKSPSVGITQIALLNNELTYYRGAQPVAIPDIPSIRSWKPKDPAISYDMKTMAFLSGDKDKLLVTAPDQDVRVVSQGQSMTAPSFDPMNWLWHADSSDDGQYSVHALPPGGGSANSVTLSAEWLGDRDVKELRISRDGARALIVAEQAGQSQVLLSGITRSSDGVPRELVAPYEVRTSGPVDAAKWVDETTFVVMAADDDAPVSAEIITLGSSPQETAPLQGMRGISAGTGDQDIFAETDKAIYSRVGNSWVEGTPGIRDPAFPG; encoded by the coding sequence ATGTCCGTTGACTCACAGCCCGTTACGCAGCGGCTGGCGATCGTGTTTTTGGCACTCGTCCTCTGCCTGACTGGATGCTCGGCTATTCCAACGGTGGGGCCGGTGGGGACGATCACAGCCGCACCTCAAGATGGATCACTGGACATTACCTTGCCGTACAGTCCCCGAGGACCGTCGGAGAACGCTACGCCCGAGGAAATCGTTGACGGCTTTATCGCTGCTGGGCGCGGTGTCCAGGAGGATTACCAGGTGGCCAGAGAGTATCTGGGCCCGAAACTCAGTGCAGCGTGGAGCCCGGAGGGACGAGTTCTCATTTACCGTGCTGAACCCAAAACGGTCCAAACCCCAAAGGATGAGAATGTACAGATTCAGGTCGAAGTGGTTGGTTCGATCAATGAAGTTGGTATCCGCAGTGACACTGCGGCTGGCACCACGGAAACCATTGATGCGCACCTCACGAGGAACAACAGCGGCCAGTGGAGGATCAGCGAAATCCCAGACGGCATTCTGGTTCCTGAAGGTAGTGTCTCCACCCTGTTCCGGTCACACAACCTGTACTTCTACAACAGCACTTACCGCTATTGGGTCCCTGATGTCCGCTGGTTCGTCAAGCGACAGGGTGTCACCGCAAACATCATTAAAACCATGCTTGCCGGGCCAGCACCGTATCTAGAAGGCGCTGTGGTCAGTGCATTCCCCGAGGGCACCACACTGCCGAGTAACTCGGTTCCCATTTCCTCCGGTGAGGCAACAGTGGACCTCTCTGCTGATATTCTGCAGGACGCCACAGACGAACGGCTGCTGCAGATGAAACGGCAGTTGGAGCAGAACCTCTCGTCGTTGAACACGGTTTATTCGGTGGAGATGACAACGGGACAGTCTCCTGTGTCTATCGAAGTTGCTGACACCCCCGACCCCGTCGTGAAGAGTCCTTCGGTGGGCATTACCCAAATAGCTTTGCTGAATAACGAGTTAACCTATTACCGGGGCGCGCAGCCGGTGGCTATTCCGGACATTCCATCAATCCGCTCGTGGAAGCCGAAAGACCCGGCCATTTCCTACGACATGAAGACTATGGCCTTTCTCTCCGGAGACAAGGACAAACTTCTGGTGACGGCGCCGGATCAGGACGTTCGCGTGGTCAGCCAGGGCCAATCGATGACAGCGCCGAGCTTCGACCCGATGAATTGGTTGTGGCACGCGGACTCCAGCGATGATGGTCAGTACAGCGTCCATGCGCTACCCCCGGGTGGAGGATCCGCTAACTCCGTGACCCTTTCGGCGGAGTGGTTGGGAGACCGGGACGTCAAGGAGTTACGGATATCGCGCGATGGCGCGCGGGCCTTGATAGTGGCTGAGCAGGCGGGTCAGAGTCAGGTCCTGTTGAGCGGTATTACACGATCCTCGGACGGTGTACCACGTGAGCTTGTGGCCCCTTACGAGGTCAGGACGAGCGGCCCGGTCGACGCGGCAAAGTGGGTCGATGAAACCACGTTCGTTGTCATGGCGGCCGACGACGACGCTCCAGTCAGTGCTGAGATCATCACTTTGGGATCTTCGCCCCAGGAGACAGCACCTCTGCAGGGAATGCGCGGAATAAGCGCAGGCACAGGAGATCAGGACATATTTGCCGAGACGGACAAGGCTATCTATAGTCGCGTCGGGAATAGCTGGGTCGAGGGAACACCGGGAATCCGCGATCCGGCTTTTCCCGGTTAG
- the mtrB gene encoding MtrAB system histidine kinase MtrB: MSTAVSAPAEEAGRKPSGLRERIGKLRGQTVHRWRRSLQFRTVVATITLAAMALVGVGAFLSSQIAGALYQERLRTLSAESSEGLSDVREIFNSTAANDSESTVRLVKDTLRILEKTGAEAPRQYLLTPLPGDENKNYYMSPYSSDTGLAPDGIQLKSSQIPGRLTEAVQTGDNHYWSPMFLSNGNREVPALAFGTKVTLPPERTEYALYLIYDLGSLQDTLNEIHGVLWIGGAVLLVVIGTIAWFVTRAVVGPVSHAANVSEKLAAGHLEERMDVKGEDEVARLGASFNHMAASLQEQITQLAQLSKMQQRFVSDVSHELRTPLTTVRMAAEVLHDARRDFDPVNRRSAELLYNQVERFQALLADLLEISRFDAGAAVLEAETADLCGVVRNAIEGAQPLADNIGAELHIVSSASTCLAEMDPRRIDRIVRNLILNALEHSEGNPVDVTIASDDEAVAVTVRDYGIGMTALEASRVFDRFWRADPARARTTGGSGLGLSIATEDARLHGGWLQAWGSPGGGSCFRLTLPRKQGTVLTQSPIPLLPGTSRDSALTSAEDTNVR; this comes from the coding sequence ATGTCCACCGCGGTGTCCGCACCAGCGGAAGAAGCGGGACGCAAACCGTCGGGATTGCGTGAACGCATAGGGAAACTGCGAGGGCAAACGGTTCACCGGTGGCGGCGTTCATTGCAGTTCCGGACCGTCGTCGCCACCATTACTCTCGCCGCCATGGCTCTCGTAGGTGTCGGGGCTTTTCTCTCCAGCCAGATTGCGGGCGCGCTTTACCAGGAACGGTTGCGGACCCTGAGCGCGGAGTCCAGTGAGGGTCTCTCAGACGTCCGAGAGATTTTCAACAGCACGGCTGCCAATGATAGTGAGTCCACGGTCAGGCTAGTCAAAGACACCCTACGGATCCTTGAAAAGACCGGGGCTGAGGCCCCTCGGCAGTATCTGTTGACACCGCTGCCAGGAGATGAAAACAAGAATTACTACATGTCGCCATACTCGAGTGACACAGGGTTGGCACCCGACGGGATTCAACTGAAGAGCAGCCAGATCCCCGGGCGCTTGACGGAAGCGGTGCAGACGGGCGATAACCATTACTGGTCGCCGATGTTCCTGTCCAATGGCAACCGGGAGGTACCGGCGCTGGCCTTCGGTACAAAGGTCACGTTGCCACCGGAGCGTACTGAGTATGCGCTGTATCTGATCTACGATCTTGGCTCCCTGCAGGACACCCTCAATGAGATTCACGGCGTGTTGTGGATCGGAGGTGCGGTTCTGCTGGTGGTCATCGGAACTATTGCGTGGTTCGTCACGCGGGCCGTCGTCGGTCCAGTCAGCCATGCTGCCAACGTTTCAGAGAAGCTGGCTGCCGGCCACCTCGAGGAACGCATGGACGTCAAAGGTGAGGATGAGGTGGCTCGGTTGGGTGCATCGTTCAACCACATGGCTGCCAGCTTGCAGGAACAGATCACGCAGCTGGCTCAACTGTCCAAGATGCAGCAGCGGTTCGTCTCGGACGTTTCACACGAGCTGCGAACTCCTCTCACTACCGTGCGGATGGCAGCTGAGGTCCTGCACGATGCCCGCCGCGACTTTGACCCCGTCAATCGACGCTCCGCCGAGCTGCTCTATAACCAGGTTGAGCGATTCCAGGCTCTGCTTGCTGACCTGCTGGAGATTTCACGTTTTGACGCGGGCGCGGCGGTCCTCGAAGCGGAGACTGCGGACCTGTGCGGAGTCGTTCGCAACGCTATTGAGGGAGCGCAGCCGTTGGCAGATAATATCGGCGCGGAACTGCACATTGTCTCTTCAGCGTCCACCTGCTTGGCGGAGATGGATCCGCGCCGAATTGATCGCATCGTGCGGAACCTCATCCTCAATGCCCTCGAACATTCAGAGGGGAACCCCGTTGACGTGACCATCGCTTCCGACGACGAAGCTGTCGCCGTCACGGTTCGCGACTACGGCATTGGTATGACCGCACTCGAAGCGTCCCGCGTATTCGATCGATTTTGGCGGGCAGATCCGGCCCGCGCGCGAACCACGGGCGGCAGCGGTCTGGGCCTGTCTATCGCAACAGAGGACGCCCGACTGCATGGAGGGTGGCTCCAGGCATGGGGCAGCCCAGGAGGGGGATCCTGCTTCAGGCTGACCCTTCCCAGAAAACAGGGCACAGTCCTGACACAGTCACCGATTCCGCTACTCCCAGGGACATCCAGAGATTCAGCGCTGACCTCCGCGGAGGATACGAATGTCCGTTGA
- the mtrA gene encoding MtrAB system response regulator MtrA codes for MKARILVVDDDEALSEMIGIVLRNDGFDPVFCADGSSALEVFRNSKPELVLLDLMLPGMDGIEVCRQIRAESDVPIVMLTAKSDTSDVVRGLESGADDYVPKPFKPAELVARVRARLRPGDQKAPETLSIADVNIDVAGHSVTRGGKKVSLTPLEFDLLVALARKPWQVFTRELLLEQVWGYRHAADTRLVNVHVQRLRSKIEQDPEAPEIVLTVRGVGYKAGQG; via the coding sequence ATGAAGGCACGTATTCTGGTCGTCGACGACGACGAAGCACTGTCCGAAATGATCGGTATCGTTTTGCGCAATGACGGGTTCGATCCCGTGTTTTGTGCCGACGGCTCCAGCGCGCTCGAGGTGTTCCGCAACTCGAAGCCAGAGCTTGTGTTGCTGGACCTCATGCTCCCGGGCATGGACGGCATCGAGGTCTGCCGCCAGATCAGGGCGGAATCAGATGTGCCGATTGTTATGTTGACGGCTAAGTCGGACACCTCCGACGTTGTGCGGGGCCTCGAATCCGGTGCTGACGACTACGTACCCAAGCCTTTCAAGCCTGCGGAACTGGTGGCCCGAGTCCGTGCCCGGCTTCGCCCGGGAGATCAGAAGGCTCCTGAAACGCTGAGTATCGCCGACGTTAACATTGACGTCGCTGGGCATTCGGTGACTCGAGGGGGCAAAAAAGTGTCGCTGACACCGCTGGAATTTGATCTGCTGGTGGCGCTGGCCCGCAAGCCATGGCAGGTATTCACCCGTGAGCTCCTGCTCGAGCAGGTGTGGGGGTACCGTCATGCAGCGGATACCCGGTTGGTGAACGTTCACGTGCAGCGGCTGCGCTCCAAAATTGAGCAGGATCCGGAAGCCCCGGAGATCGTGCTGACAGTGCGTGGAGTCGGCTATAAAGCTGGCCAGGGATAG
- a CDS encoding DUF4129 domain-containing protein, with amino-acid sequence MAAMTPGHMVDVAVTPDDDEARRWLTDELAKAPYVESQPGPLERFWRVVLEWLTDALDGVRSLDSDVGVLLLGFAALTVIALAIWFIKPRLNAAARLPVDVFDGNKVLEASRHRALAAAAAVDAHYNEALTETLRAVIRSAEERTLIERAPGRTADEVSRLLGDCFQDRTDDIQWLVSRFNEVRYGAGRASAKDYEWARIVDQQLEKTQPHTQQSVSSVFAVPS; translated from the coding sequence ATGGCCGCAATGACCCCTGGACACATGGTGGATGTGGCGGTAACACCGGACGACGACGAAGCGCGTCGGTGGCTGACTGACGAGCTCGCCAAGGCACCTTATGTGGAGTCGCAGCCCGGACCACTGGAACGTTTCTGGCGGGTCGTCTTGGAATGGCTCACGGATGCGCTCGACGGCGTCCGCTCGCTGGACTCCGACGTCGGCGTTCTGCTTCTTGGGTTCGCGGCCCTGACGGTCATCGCGCTGGCAATCTGGTTCATCAAACCACGGTTAAATGCTGCGGCCCGTCTGCCCGTTGACGTCTTTGACGGCAATAAAGTTCTGGAAGCATCTCGACACCGCGCGTTGGCTGCTGCTGCCGCAGTCGACGCACACTACAACGAGGCACTGACAGAGACCCTTCGGGCTGTGATCAGGAGCGCCGAGGAACGTACCCTGATCGAGCGCGCACCCGGGCGCACAGCAGATGAAGTCTCCCGGCTGCTCGGCGATTGCTTCCAAGACCGTACCGACGACATTCAGTGGCTCGTTTCGCGGTTCAATGAGGTGCGCTATGGCGCAGGACGGGCGAGCGCGAAAGATTACGAATGGGCGCGGATCGTGGACCAACAGCTCGAAAAGACTCAGCCACACACCCAGCAGTCCGTTTCTTCTGTCTTCGCGGTCCCTTCGTGA
- a CDS encoding DUF4350 domain-containing protein, translated as MTAAGLGGAPTAEETDTTGSSGSSRWRSIRFWGILAVLVVAVTVVAILTRTSEDRTALSPHNPAPNGAQAVAQVLTQRGITIKYATTLEEALEHLEEAGEPSTLFLSDPSMWLDPDQLQRLASGGAGKTVLAAPAFDQLESLAPTVRQAGQMSVDEGQTVEARCSLPAATAASTITAGGQAYRGGTVCFLPAEGERGAGSLVVTDSGTTTVLGNPSLMNNATITDQGNAALALHVLGSEPVLVWYQPTINDLQATAQPQNPTELLPPWVGLLAVWLLIVAAFAAFWRGRRMGPLVAERLPVVVRSSETADGRARLYQDSKAVVRAAENLRSASLLRITRHLGLGRTPEIAAIVAATARALSRDPHIIAVILDRPAPISETDLVRWAQELTALEKEVATA; from the coding sequence GTGACAGCTGCGGGTCTCGGCGGGGCACCCACCGCCGAGGAAACCGATACAACTGGAAGCAGCGGAAGCTCGCGTTGGCGGAGCATCAGGTTCTGGGGCATCCTGGCCGTGCTCGTAGTGGCGGTCACGGTAGTCGCGATTCTGACACGCACGTCGGAGGACCGCACCGCACTATCTCCGCATAATCCAGCGCCCAACGGTGCGCAAGCCGTCGCTCAAGTACTGACACAGCGCGGCATCACCATCAAGTACGCGACAACGCTCGAGGAAGCACTGGAGCACCTTGAGGAGGCAGGCGAGCCAAGCACCCTTTTCCTCAGCGACCCGTCTATGTGGTTGGATCCCGACCAGCTTCAACGATTAGCCAGTGGAGGCGCCGGAAAGACGGTACTGGCAGCACCGGCGTTCGACCAGCTGGAATCTTTAGCCCCGACCGTTAGACAGGCTGGGCAAATGTCGGTTGATGAGGGACAAACCGTTGAAGCCCGCTGTTCCTTGCCCGCGGCCACAGCGGCTAGCACTATCACGGCAGGAGGTCAGGCTTACCGTGGAGGTACTGTCTGTTTCTTGCCCGCCGAAGGAGAACGGGGCGCTGGTTCATTGGTCGTCACGGATTCCGGGACCACTACGGTGCTCGGCAATCCGAGTCTGATGAACAACGCCACCATCACCGATCAGGGAAATGCGGCTCTTGCCCTGCACGTCCTCGGATCGGAACCCGTCCTCGTCTGGTACCAGCCGACCATCAATGACCTGCAAGCTACGGCACAACCTCAGAACCCAACGGAGCTTCTTCCGCCCTGGGTAGGGCTCCTGGCTGTTTGGCTCCTCATCGTCGCTGCATTCGCCGCGTTCTGGCGTGGACGCCGCATGGGTCCGCTTGTGGCCGAGCGACTCCCCGTCGTCGTACGATCTTCAGAAACAGCCGATGGACGGGCGCGCCTCTACCAGGATTCCAAAGCAGTCGTTCGGGCAGCCGAGAACCTGCGTTCAGCAAGCCTTTTACGCATTACGCGGCATCTTGGCCTCGGCCGTACTCCGGAGATCGCGGCGATTGTAGCCGCGACGGCGCGGGCCCTGTCCCGCGATCCCCACATCATTGCGGTCATACTTGACCGCCCAGCTCCCATCAGCGAAACCGATTTGGTTCGATGGGCGCAGGAACTCACAGCCCTAGAGAAAGAGGTCGCCACAGCATGA
- a CDS encoding AAA family ATPase: MSQETPQSTATPVNDGLKGQDPVRQALLDVRTEVAKAVVGQDAAVTGMLIALLANGHVLLEGVPGVAKTLLVRALSTALSLDTRRIQFTPDLMPGDVTGSLIYDSRKEEFTFREGPVFTNILLADEINRTPPKTQASLLEAMEEKQVSVDGISRPLPEPFIVAATQNPVEYEGTYPLPEAQLDRFLLKLTLPLPERDDEIEVIRRHSEGFDPRDLAAAGVQPAASAEDLGRARLAVSQVTISPEVLGYIVDVVRATRAAPSFQLGVSPRGATALLNTSRAWAWLSGRQYVTPDDVKVLAIPALRHRISLHPEAQMDGVTVDDVLSSILATVPVPR; this comes from the coding sequence ATGAGTCAGGAAACGCCGCAGTCAACCGCTACCCCGGTCAACGACGGCCTGAAAGGGCAGGATCCTGTGCGTCAGGCATTGCTCGATGTCCGTACCGAAGTGGCCAAGGCCGTCGTCGGGCAGGATGCCGCCGTCACTGGGATGCTCATCGCTTTGCTGGCCAACGGCCATGTGCTGCTAGAAGGGGTCCCCGGCGTCGCCAAAACGCTATTGGTGCGCGCTCTGTCGACGGCGCTCAGCCTCGACACACGACGCATCCAGTTCACCCCGGACCTGATGCCCGGTGACGTCACCGGATCGCTGATCTACGACTCTCGAAAAGAGGAGTTCACGTTCCGAGAGGGACCCGTATTCACCAATATCCTCCTCGCGGACGAGATCAATCGGACCCCACCAAAAACCCAGGCGTCCCTGCTCGAGGCCATGGAAGAAAAGCAGGTCTCCGTGGATGGGATCTCAAGGCCGCTACCCGAGCCGTTCATTGTCGCCGCCACACAGAATCCCGTTGAATATGAAGGCACCTATCCGTTGCCTGAGGCACAACTGGACCGCTTCCTGCTCAAACTCACGCTCCCCCTGCCCGAACGTGACGACGAAATCGAAGTCATCCGCCGCCACAGCGAAGGCTTCGATCCCCGAGATCTCGCAGCGGCTGGCGTTCAGCCTGCAGCATCCGCCGAAGATCTGGGGCGGGCACGCCTAGCTGTTTCCCAGGTGACGATTTCCCCGGAGGTACTCGGCTACATTGTGGACGTTGTCCGTGCAACGCGCGCTGCGCCTTCCTTCCAGCTTGGCGTCTCACCCCGCGGGGCTACTGCCCTGCTGAACACCTCCCGGGCCTGGGCCTGGCTTTCCGGCCGTCAGTACGTCACGCCGGATGATGTGAAAGTTCTCGCGATCCCCGCGCTGCGCCACCGGATCAGCCTCCACCCTGAGGCGCAGATGGACGGTGTAACGGTCGACGACGTCCTCTCCAGCATTCTTGCCACCGTTCCCGTTCCTCGGTAA
- a CDS encoding DUF58 domain-containing protein has product MAISGRLVIFVAVGSLAVILYPHASTILWWLLLSVMVMTIDLLAAAPLRRVEVERGLPANVRLGEWCESTLTITNRGRRTIRAAVREGWQPSAGANGLPSRLTIPPAETRRVRSVLRPVRRGDLHVHHVTLRSFGPLGLASRQLTMRMPATLRVLPAFHSKRHLPSKLRKLRELNGSAAVQLRGAGTEFDSLRDYVRGDDVRSIDWRATARRRETVVRTWRPERDRRVIIVLDTSRTSAVRIQDEPRLDTGIEASLLLAVLARHGGDRVDFLAFDRRLRARVESEAKGNQLSELVNAMAPLEPELIEADWTGVPRQIHQVSSHRSLVVLLTSLDAGAVEEGLLPVLPSLTTKHMVVVAAVRDPELDLRRTQRNTAAETYRAAAAERALLDRAAVAARIRQTGAEIVDETPHDLAPRLADMYIRLKAAGRL; this is encoded by the coding sequence ATGGCTATTTCAGGGCGCTTGGTGATTTTCGTTGCGGTGGGCTCGCTGGCGGTCATTCTCTATCCACACGCATCGACCATTCTGTGGTGGCTTCTCCTCAGCGTGATGGTCATGACCATCGATTTGCTGGCTGCGGCGCCGCTTCGCCGTGTAGAGGTTGAACGGGGGCTTCCTGCGAACGTGCGGCTCGGTGAATGGTGCGAGAGCACGTTGACCATCACCAACCGCGGCCGGCGGACCATTCGGGCCGCTGTCCGCGAGGGCTGGCAGCCTTCAGCTGGCGCCAATGGTTTGCCTTCCCGGCTTACCATTCCCCCAGCAGAGACGCGTCGTGTGCGCTCCGTCCTGCGTCCGGTCCGACGTGGTGATCTCCACGTCCACCACGTGACTTTGAGGAGCTTCGGGCCGCTCGGCCTGGCCTCCAGACAACTGACCATGAGAATGCCAGCAACACTGCGGGTCCTGCCCGCTTTCCATTCGAAAAGACACTTGCCCTCCAAACTGCGAAAACTACGCGAGCTCAACGGCAGCGCTGCCGTGCAACTGCGCGGTGCCGGGACCGAATTCGACTCGCTGCGCGACTATGTTCGCGGAGACGACGTCCGTTCCATTGACTGGCGCGCAACGGCCCGACGACGCGAGACTGTGGTGCGCACCTGGCGGCCCGAACGCGACCGAAGAGTGATCATAGTTCTCGATACGTCCCGCACCTCTGCTGTGCGGATTCAGGACGAGCCGCGTCTGGATACAGGGATCGAAGCATCACTCCTGCTGGCCGTATTGGCACGGCACGGCGGAGACAGAGTCGATTTTCTGGCCTTCGACCGGCGTCTCCGAGCCAGGGTGGAGTCCGAGGCCAAGGGGAACCAGCTCAGCGAGCTCGTCAACGCCATGGCACCCCTTGAGCCAGAATTGATTGAGGCTGATTGGACAGGCGTCCCGCGCCAAATTCATCAGGTGTCATCCCACCGATCTCTCGTGGTCTTACTGACATCTTTGGATGCGGGGGCAGTAGAAGAGGGTCTGTTGCCGGTCCTGCCCAGTTTGACGACGAAACATATGGTCGTTGTAGCAGCTGTCCGCGACCCGGAACTGGACTTGCGCAGGACTCAGCGGAATACGGCCGCGGAAACCTACCGCGCAGCCGCTGCCGAACGCGCCCTACTGGATCGGGCCGCTGTCGCCGCCAGGATCAGGCAAACGGGGGCGGAAATAGTGGATGAAACACCCCATGATCTCGCACCGCGGCTGGCTGATATGTACATCCGGTTGAAGGCAGCGGGCAGGCTGTGA
- a CDS encoding phosphotransferase family protein, translating to MSMTNVFVDYTATSRRMTWQSLPAVVRTRFADLLGSPVQRVQLAGGGFTPGFAAILTGVNRSIFVKAACAADTFIHPAYVREAEVLALMPHDMPVPQLLDGPVIEDQDVPWQLLCFEAVHGRMPGAPWSVPDLLSIHESLISIQAGLKSVPAHLTGGSMSEEFDNPDFRNVFEQLGDSSEMPDYLSGLLTRKALQDLQGLCHRAPEALRGDAVLHNDLRADNVIMRQKDNRAFICDWNFLSTGPEWADWVGLLPYARHGGLDVEQWLTNSPLTATADPEDIDAWLGILAAYMVVNGARPYLESSPYLRAHGRFTAKIVLDWLSVRRCWR from the coding sequence ATGTCCATGACCAATGTGTTCGTGGACTACACCGCAACTTCCAGACGTATGACGTGGCAAAGCCTGCCCGCTGTAGTGCGGACGCGCTTTGCGGACCTTCTCGGTTCCCCCGTACAGCGCGTTCAGCTTGCCGGAGGAGGGTTTACCCCCGGCTTTGCTGCGATATTGACGGGCGTGAATCGCAGTATTTTCGTCAAGGCAGCGTGCGCGGCTGACACGTTTATTCACCCCGCCTATGTTCGGGAAGCAGAAGTTCTGGCCCTGATGCCCCACGACATGCCCGTGCCGCAGTTACTCGATGGGCCGGTCATCGAGGATCAGGACGTTCCGTGGCAGTTGCTGTGCTTTGAAGCCGTGCACGGCCGGATGCCGGGAGCACCGTGGAGCGTCCCGGATCTATTGTCGATCCACGAGTCACTGATATCGATCCAGGCCGGTTTGAAATCCGTTCCCGCGCACCTAACGGGTGGATCGATGTCTGAGGAGTTCGATAATCCAGATTTCAGGAACGTGTTTGAACAGCTGGGTGATTCATCGGAGATGCCCGACTATTTGAGCGGACTCCTCACCCGGAAGGCTTTGCAGGATTTACAGGGACTCTGTCACCGGGCTCCCGAAGCCCTTCGCGGAGATGCAGTTCTGCACAATGATCTTCGGGCTGACAACGTGATTATGCGCCAGAAAGACAACCGGGCGTTCATCTGCGACTGGAACTTTTTGTCCACCGGACCGGAATGGGCGGATTGGGTGGGGCTCCTGCCGTATGCCCGTCATGGAGGGCTTGACGTCGAACAGTGGTTGACGAACTCACCGTTGACAGCCACTGCCGACCCAGAGGACATTGATGCGTGGCTCGGTATCCTGGCCGCGTATATGGTGGTCAACGGCGCCCGACCCTATCTGGAATCTAGCCCTTACCTTCGTGCCCACGGACGCTTCACGGCGAAGATCGTTCTGGACTGGCTCAGCGTCAGAAGGTGCTGGCGCTGA
- a CDS encoding chorismate mutase: MTDAGGNYNPEASSLAGEVDASVMAELLSVRGSIDNIDATLVYLLAERFKATQRVGHLKAEHKLPPGDPARESAQIGRLRALAEEAHLDPAFAEKFLNFIISEVIRHHHDISESREADQ, from the coding sequence ATGACAGACGCAGGAGGTAACTACAATCCCGAAGCAAGTTCACTGGCCGGTGAGGTGGACGCGAGCGTCATGGCCGAATTACTTTCGGTCCGAGGTAGCATCGACAACATAGACGCGACGCTGGTCTACCTTCTGGCCGAACGGTTCAAAGCGACGCAGCGTGTGGGCCACCTGAAGGCGGAGCACAAACTTCCGCCCGGCGACCCCGCCCGTGAGTCTGCGCAGATCGGGCGGCTTCGCGCACTCGCCGAGGAAGCCCACCTGGACCCAGCGTTTGCAGAGAAGTTTCTGAACTTCATCATTTCTGAAGTCATCAGGCATCATCACGATATTTCGGAAAGTCGGGAAGCGGATCAGTGA